The genomic region TATCAACGGCATTGATACCAGCGGAGAGGCCTCGGCCTTTTCGCGGCTGCTCACGCCAAAACAGCGTGCCTTGCTGCGCGAACCAGATGCCGTGCTCATTGATGTGGCAGATGCAAACAAACTTGGCGCAGAGGGCAACACCCTGGTGGAAATCAACGGCAAGAGGGCGCGTATCGTCGGCACAATTAAGGGGCTGCGTGCCATTGGCGGTGTGAACATGCTGGCCTCGCTTGCTACGGCACGGCGGCTTGCTCCAGAAACTGCCAACCAGACAACGTATTACATGGTGCGTCTCAAGCCTGGCTTTGCCGCAGAACAGGTGCAGAAGGAAATTGCTGATTCTGGCCTTGTTTCGCGCTACAGCGTGTGGCAGGCTCAGGATTTTTCTGTTCAGTCTCAGGTTTACTGGCTTTTTGAATCAGGCAGCGGTGTGGGGACGGGCTTTGCCTCGTTGCTTGCCCTGCTTGTGGGCGTGGCAATCACCAGTCAGACCCTTTCAGCGGCCATCACCGCGTCTATCAAAGAATTTGCGGCCTTGCGGGCTTTGGGAGTGTCCAGGCACAGCCTGCGTTGCGTGGTCATAGAGCAGGCTGCCTGGATTGGCTTTATTGGACTGCTGCTCACGGCTGCGCTCACTGTTGCCATTGCCCTGCTGGGCGAGAGCGCCAATATCGCCATGGCTTTTCCTGTGTGGCTGCTGGCAGGAAATGCCTTGATCATGATGGCAATTGCCGTTGGTTCCGGTCTGCTTGCGCTTAAACCTTTGCTCAACACCGAGCCGGTCACACTTTTGCGCTAGGAGCCTCCAGTGTCCAACATCCCCACATTACAGGCCATGGACATATCAAAGAGCTTTGTCAGCGGCAGTATTTCACAGCAAGTAATCAAACAGAGTTCGCTCGATGTGTTCTCAGGTGAACTCACCCTGCTTGTGGGACCGTCCGGTTCAGGAAAAAGCACCATGCTCTCTATGCTGTCTGGCCTGCTGCACCCAGATACCGGGATGGTTATGGCTCTTGGCACCAATTTGTGGAGCCTGGGAGAAAAGGAACTGGATATGTTTCGTCTGGAACATTGCGGATTCATCTTCCAGGGCTTCAATCTTTTCGGCTCATTAAGCGCATTGGATAACGTAATCCTGCCCCTCCAGTATATGGGCATTCAGGGGGAGGAGGCCAGAGACAGGGCGAGGCTGGCTCTGGAAGAAGTTGGCCTTGGGGGACGTTGCCATTTACGGCCCATTGAACTTTCTGGCGGCGAAAAACAGCGTGTTGCCATAGCCCGCGCGCTTGTCAAAAGGCCACAGATGATTTTTGCCGATGAACCAACTTCCGCTCTTGATAAGGCCAACAGCGAAATTGTTATAACCCTGCTTCAAAGTATTGCCGGACAGCACAACGCAACCGTGCTGGGCGTCACGCATGACCCGCGCCTGCTTTCCCACGCCGACAGGGTTATTCATCTTGAAGACGGCATTTTAAAGCAGGATCACCGTAATCCTTAAGTAATTTCTGTGGAGTACAAATGAACAGTCTTGCCGTGCGTGCAAAAAAAATGTGCGGAGCCGTGCTGTGCATCATACTGTGCGTGTTCTGTAGGGTTTTGCTGGCAGCCGGTCAGGGGCAGGAAACGCCTTCTGCCCCAATCGTGGAAGTGCTGGCCAGCGCCAAGGGCCGTGTGGATGTGGAAGGTGGCGTGATCAAGCTTGCAGCGCGCAGGGACGGCGTGATCACCGCTGTGATGGCGGAAGAAGGGGAAACTGTAGAGGCTGGTCGTGTGCTGGCTTGTCTGGATGACAGCCTCGCGCGCAACAGGCTGAATCTTGCGGAGCAGGAGTTGAGGCATACAGAGCTTCAGGTGCGGCGTAACGAAATCGTGTTGCGGGCGGCGCAGAGGGAGCTGGAACGTCTGCGCCCCATGATCAAAACCAAGGCTGTAGCCATGCGAGAATTTGATCAGGCCGGGGATACCCTTGTAGTCGCTGAAGTCGATCTGCGCAGCAGTATTGCCGCAGTGGAGGTGGCCCGTGCCCGCGTAGTGGTCGCGCAGAATGAAGTCAACGAGTACAGGATTGTTGCGCCGCTTGATGGCCGCATTGTGCAGCGGCAGGCGCGTCCGGGGAATGGGGTGAGTACCCTGAATGTGACCCCCCTGTTCAGCTTTGTGCCCAATAGCCCGTTGATTGTTCGGGCGGAACTGGACGAGCAGTATCTGTCGCAAGCCTCGCCGGGGCAGCGGGTGCTTATTGTGCCAGAGAGCGATCAGTTTCACGCGATGAGCGGTACTGTGCTGCGCATAGGCCGGGTTGTGGGCCAGCGGCTGCCACCGGAAGATCCGGCGGAAAAGCAAGACACAAGGGTTGTAGAAGTGGTGACGACCCTTGAGGCGGACGGCCTGCTGATCGGGCAAAGGGTTGTTGTGCGGTTCCTTGCGGACGGCGGGAGCAGCCACAAGGACTGACGGCGAGGCCCCAGGGCTTTCAATGGATAAAAACAGGGCCGTCCGCAGTTGCGGGCGGCCTTTGAATATTTCGCGTGGGCTACAGATAAAAGAAACGGGAGGTCAGTGATCTGACCTCCCGGTGACTTCTGGCGGAGCGGAAGGGACTCGAACCCTCGGCCTCCGGCGTGACAGGCCGGCGTTATAACCGACTTAACTACCGCTCCGTTTTTGGGGATGGTGGGCAGTACAGGACTTGAACCTGTGGCCCCCGCCGTGTGAAGGCGGTGCTCTACCAGCTGAGCTAACTGCCCTCCCGGCGAAGATGAGTTCTACGCAAACACCCCCTCAGAGTCAAGCGAAAAAAATGAAGTAAAAAAATTTTTACAGGAAAAAAATATTAACATGCTGATTTTTAAGTAAAAGTTAAAAAATTACTCCAAAATGCTCTTTTGCTTGTGTTGCGGTGCTTCTTGGGGAGTGCTAGACCTCCCCTTAGCACATTACAGAACGCTGAACGCGGCTGTTTTCGCGCTTCCGGCGCAAAAGCAGCACTGTGGACGCGCCGCCGTGGAGGCGGTTTTCTGTTATGGGCAATTCCCTGTTGAGGCACAAGAAAAATGAGATTTTTTTTCAAGCAGATATGCCTGGCGGCCTGTTTTTTTGCAATTGGGCTTGCTGCCCAGTCGGCGCAGGCGCGTGTGGTCGAAGGCAACGCCATCATGGATCAACCCATGCGGGAGAACCTGTGCGCCCTTACCTTTGATGACGGCCCGTCGATAAACACGCCGCATCTGCTGGATATGCTGGGAGAATACGGCATCCCCGCCACGTTTTTCATGTTGGGCAACCAGGCCGAGCGCCATCCCGATATTGTAAAGCGCGTCATTGCCGAGGGGCATGAAGTGGGCAACCACTCCTATTCGCACCCCAATCTGCGCGTGGTCAGCCTTGCCCGCAAGGAAGAAGAGCTGCGCCGCACAGATACCATATTGCGCAACCTTGGGGCCTCGCCCCAGTTCATGCGCCCCCCCTATGGCTCGTATGACGCCTCTACTGAAAAGGTTGCGGCCAGCCTTGGGCTTTCCCTCATGCTCTGGTCCATGGACAGCCGCGACTGGCAGCGCCTGCCAGACAATTACGCCACCCTGCGCAACAACAGGGGCACAGTCTACGCGCCGGGTACCCTGCGCGGTATCTTTTTATTCCACGATTCGCACAAACGCACTGTGGACGACCTGCCGCGCATCATTCGTGATCTGCGCGCTGGTGGTTGTCAGCGCTTTGTGACCGTGACCGACTATCTTGAGGGGCTTATGGATCCAGAACCCGGCCTGCTCATGACGCGCGTCAAGCGCGGCGCGCCCGGCATGGATGAGCCCCCCATGGTTGCCCGGCATCAGGTTGAAGGCGTGCATCAGTCAGAAGAACTGCCGCCGCACAGCTTCCCTGCCGGTTCGGCTGATATCCCTCTTGCGCGCAGCAGCACCCCCTGGCAACTGGTGGAGAGTCCAAGCCCGGAAATGACAGGTCAGGCCGCATTGCCCGGCACTGCCGCGCACCCGGCG from Desulfovibrio sp. UIB00 harbors:
- a CDS encoding efflux RND transporter periplasmic adaptor subunit, giving the protein MNSLAVRAKKMCGAVLCIILCVFCRVLLAAGQGQETPSAPIVEVLASAKGRVDVEGGVIKLAARRDGVITAVMAEEGETVEAGRVLACLDDSLARNRLNLAEQELRHTELQVRRNEIVLRAAQRELERLRPMIKTKAVAMREFDQAGDTLVVAEVDLRSSIAAVEVARARVVVAQNEVNEYRIVAPLDGRIVQRQARPGNGVSTLNVTPLFSFVPNSPLIVRAELDEQYLSQASPGQRVLIVPESDQFHAMSGTVLRIGRVVGQRLPPEDPAEKQDTRVVEVVTTLEADGLLIGQRVVVRFLADGGSSHKD
- a CDS encoding FtsX-like permease family protein, giving the protein MVSIARSSLLYEWRRYLAAVLAVTFAGLLTVVQLALLLGLFNTVSVPLDQSTAELWIGFRNTASVDLGRAVSQSADTRAWMHPGVAYVERFVSAYGDLRRADGVPVSVIINGIDTSGEASAFSRLLTPKQRALLREPDAVLIDVADANKLGAEGNTLVEINGKRARIVGTIKGLRAIGGVNMLASLATARRLAPETANQTTYYMVRLKPGFAAEQVQKEIADSGLVSRYSVWQAQDFSVQSQVYWLFESGSGVGTGFASLLALLVGVAITSQTLSAAITASIKEFAALRALGVSRHSLRCVVIEQAAWIGFIGLLLTAALTVAIALLGESANIAMAFPVWLLAGNALIMMAIAVGSGLLALKPLLNTEPVTLLR
- a CDS encoding polysaccharide deacetylase family protein gives rise to the protein MRFFFKQICLAACFFAIGLAAQSAQARVVEGNAIMDQPMRENLCALTFDDGPSINTPHLLDMLGEYGIPATFFMLGNQAERHPDIVKRVIAEGHEVGNHSYSHPNLRVVSLARKEEELRRTDTILRNLGASPQFMRPPYGSYDASTEKVAASLGLSLMLWSMDSRDWQRLPDNYATLRNNRGTVYAPGTLRGIFLFHDSHKRTVDDLPRIIRDLRAGGCQRFVTVTDYLEGLMDPEPGLLMTRVKRGAPGMDEPPMVARHQVEGVHQSEELPPHSFPAGSADIPLARSSTPWQLVESPSPEMTGQAALPGTAAHPAQDAPQPTGSSAVQPREGSALSPAQAPAS
- a CDS encoding ABC transporter ATP-binding protein, which translates into the protein MSNIPTLQAMDISKSFVSGSISQQVIKQSSLDVFSGELTLLVGPSGSGKSTMLSMLSGLLHPDTGMVMALGTNLWSLGEKELDMFRLEHCGFIFQGFNLFGSLSALDNVILPLQYMGIQGEEARDRARLALEEVGLGGRCHLRPIELSGGEKQRVAIARALVKRPQMIFADEPTSALDKANSEIVITLLQSIAGQHNATVLGVTHDPRLLSHADRVIHLEDGILKQDHRNP